A portion of the Paenibacillus hamazuiensis genome contains these proteins:
- the aroA gene encoding 3-phosphoshikimate 1-carboxyvinyltransferase, with translation MNDQSIDEPDRGTRSPWSRYNETQEVLILPAAGPVDAAIRVPGSKSLTNRALIMAALAEGTSRLEGLLKSDDSYWCVDSLRRLGVGIDVSDDTAVVEGAGGQWPVPHGALYVGAAGTVARFLPGALLAGSGEWSVSGGRRLSERPLAPLLEALARLGADIRCEREAGCLPLTVRASGGLPGGETAISGAVSSQFLSGLLIAAPYAKAPVTIRVEGGVVQRDYVEMTLDMMRRFGVRPEVRDEGRSFVVVPGRYQPGEYRLEPDVSTCCYYWALAALTNGRIRIDGISAETRQPDIEMLDILERMGCAVTKSADFVEVQGTPKPKGGFTVSMKRWSDQTLTMAALACFADGPVTLTDAAHIRHHECDRIAAICTELRKLGIRVEEREDGLTVHPGQPRPALLDPQDDHRMAMSLALIGAKAGGVRIADPSCVAKTCPDYFDQLAALGVNVQFG, from the coding sequence ATGAACGATCAGTCGATTGATGAGCCGGACCGGGGGACACGCTCCCCATGGTCGCGCTACAACGAAACGCAGGAGGTGCTGATTTTACCGGCGGCGGGGCCGGTTGATGCGGCGATCCGGGTGCCCGGCAGCAAAAGCTTGACGAACCGCGCGCTGATTATGGCCGCGTTGGCGGAAGGAACGTCGCGGCTTGAGGGTCTGCTAAAAAGCGACGATTCATATTGGTGCGTCGATAGTTTGCGGCGGCTTGGCGTAGGGATTGACGTTTCGGACGATACGGCCGTAGTGGAGGGAGCGGGAGGACAGTGGCCTGTCCCGCACGGTGCGCTTTATGTGGGCGCGGCGGGAACGGTTGCCCGCTTTCTGCCAGGGGCGCTGCTCGCCGGAAGCGGCGAGTGGAGCGTGAGCGGCGGCCGCAGGCTCAGCGAAAGGCCGCTGGCCCCGCTGCTCGAGGCGCTGGCCCGGCTCGGCGCCGACATCCGCTGCGAGCGCGAGGCCGGCTGCCTGCCGCTGACCGTTCGCGCAAGCGGTGGGCTGCCGGGCGGGGAAACGGCGATCTCCGGCGCCGTATCGAGCCAGTTCCTCAGCGGGCTGCTCATTGCCGCGCCCTATGCGAAAGCGCCGGTAACCATCCGCGTCGAGGGCGGCGTAGTGCAGCGCGACTATGTCGAGATGACGCTCGACATGATGCGGCGGTTCGGCGTGCGGCCGGAGGTGCGGGATGAGGGACGTTCGTTCGTTGTCGTTCCGGGCCGCTACCAGCCCGGAGAGTACCGGCTGGAGCCGGACGTCTCCACTTGCTGCTATTATTGGGCGCTGGCCGCGCTGACGAACGGGCGTATCCGAATCGACGGGATTTCCGCCGAAACACGCCAGCCGGATATCGAAATGCTCGATATATTGGAGCGGATGGGCTGCGCCGTCACAAAAAGTGCGGATTTCGTCGAGGTGCAAGGAACGCCGAAGCCGAAAGGCGGCTTTACCGTCAGCATGAAACGTTGGTCCGACCAGACGCTGACGATGGCGGCGCTCGCCTGTTTTGCCGACGGCCCGGTCACGCTGACCGATGCGGCACATATCCGGCATCATGAGTGCGACCGGATTGCGGCGATCTGCACGGAGCTGCGCAAGCTCGGCATCCGCGTCGAGGAGCGCGAAGACGGGCTGACCGTGCATCCCGGACAGCCTCGCCCGGCTTTGCTCGACCCGCAAGACGACCACCGCATGGCGATGTCGCTCGCCTTGATCGGGGCGAAAGCGGGCGGAGTCCGCATCGCCGATCCGTCGTGCGTAGCCAAGACGTGCCCGGACTATTTCGACCAGTTGGCGGCACTTGGCGTGAACGTGCAATTCGGTTGA
- a CDS encoding DinB family protein: MNISETLQQFEKTTNHYIQELDRFSLEQLRRKPGEDEWSLGQMYMHLIGSALKMQLANVEKCLAQGVDATASEGEMTDAGRAVFGAGSFPPVRIQAPQPAPPQPESKEQIVQGLHQVASRMNSIGELLEGDPPSGTAAHPRFGALNAREWFGIVEMHYRHHLHQKERLEQFFKR; encoded by the coding sequence ATGAACATTTCCGAAACTTTGCAGCAATTCGAAAAAACGACGAATCACTATATTCAGGAGTTGGACCGTTTCAGCTTGGAGCAGCTGCGGCGAAAGCCCGGTGAGGATGAATGGTCGCTCGGGCAAATGTACATGCATCTGATCGGCTCTGCGCTGAAAATGCAGCTTGCCAACGTCGAGAAGTGCCTGGCGCAGGGCGTTGATGCCACAGCTTCCGAAGGAGAAATGACGGATGCGGGCAGAGCCGTATTCGGCGCAGGAAGTTTCCCGCCTGTTCGGATACAAGCTCCGCAGCCTGCGCCGCCGCAGCCTGAGAGCAAGGAGCAAATCGTACAAGGCTTGCACCAGGTCGCGAGCAGGATGAATTCCATCGGAGAGCTCCTCGAAGGCGATCCGCCTTCCGGCACCGCCGCCCATCCCCGGTTCGGCGCACTAAACGCGAGGGAATGGTTCGGTATCGTCGAAATGCATTACCGGCATCACCTTCACCAGAAGGAGCGTTTGGAGCAATTTTTTAAGAGATAA
- a CDS encoding GntR family transcriptional regulator gives MPVPKNFVSPVRMSAKERAFAQIQRWIIDGTLQPGEKLLDAELAESLGVSRTPIREAFQLLEVQGLVSMHPGKETKVTAIEKEDIFKMYSTMAALQALAAEVTAKIIVPEQVDRLRAINMEFAAAIKSGQAYQAMEADEQFHNLIVELSDNPYVASFSASLQIHIRRFKYVFLKQPITATQASVDEHDSIIAAFERKDSDSARAMMKRNFTRPMQELHGLF, from the coding sequence GTGCCGGTACCTAAAAATTTTGTCTCGCCCGTACGGATGTCCGCAAAAGAAAGAGCCTTCGCTCAAATTCAGCGGTGGATTATCGACGGTACGCTGCAGCCCGGGGAAAAACTTCTCGATGCGGAATTGGCGGAGTCGCTTGGCGTCAGCCGTACGCCTATTCGCGAAGCTTTTCAACTGCTCGAAGTACAAGGACTCGTTTCTATGCATCCTGGAAAAGAAACAAAAGTGACGGCAATTGAAAAGGAAGACATTTTCAAAATGTATTCGACGATGGCGGCTCTTCAGGCTTTGGCAGCCGAGGTTACCGCAAAAATTATCGTTCCCGAGCAGGTCGACAGGCTGCGGGCGATAAACATGGAATTTGCCGCCGCCATTAAGAGCGGTCAGGCTTACCAAGCCATGGAGGCGGATGAACAGTTCCATAACCTTATTGTGGAGCTTTCGGATAACCCTTATGTCGCTTCGTTCAGCGCATCGCTTCAGATTCATATCCGGCGTTTCAAATACGTTTTTTTAAAGCAGCCGATTACGGCAACGCAAGCTTCCGTCGATGAACATGACTCGATTATTGCGGCTTTCGAAAGAAAAGACAGCGATAGCGCACGTGCGATGATGAAGCGGAATTTTACCCGTCCGATGCAGGAACTGCACGGATTATTTTAA
- the ilvD gene encoding dihydroxy-acid dehydratase, giving the protein MESGKDLRIRSNVISEGVNRVPNRAMLRAVGFTDEDFKKPMIGVASTWSEVTPCNMHINELAVQAKKGARDHGGAPLIFNTITVSDGISMGHGGMLFSLPSREAIADSIEIVAGAERFDGLVAIGGCDKNTPACLMAIGRMNIPSVYVYGGTIQPGNLDGKSVDIVTAFEAVGQYHDGKMTDDQLHKVECSVCPGPGACGGMYTANTMAAAAEAMGMSLPGSSSTPAISPDKAAECAAAGRQVILLLEQGIYPKDIMTKKAFENAITVVMALGGSTNAFLHLLAIAHSVGVDLTLDDFERIRLRVPHLADLKPSGRYAMQDLNEIGGVPGVMKLLLAEGLLHGDCLTVTGKTLADNLSEAAPLRNDQDIIRPLNKPLKPNGPLVVLRGNLAPEGAVAKMSGMKKLRFVGPAKVYDSEEEATEAILRDEIHKGDVLVIRYCGPKGGPGMPEMLSVTALIVGKGLGGEVALITDGRFSGGSHGFVVGHVSPEAQVGGPIALLRSGDMITIDSETQQIMFEVTDEELAARKQAWVQRPLKVNSGVLAKYARLVSSASTGAVTDFSE; this is encoded by the coding sequence ATGGAGAGCGGAAAAGATCTGCGGATTCGCAGCAATGTAATCAGCGAAGGTGTCAACCGGGTGCCGAACAGGGCTATGCTCCGTGCCGTTGGTTTTACCGACGAAGATTTCAAAAAACCGATGATTGGCGTAGCCAGCACTTGGAGTGAGGTTACGCCGTGCAATATGCACATCAACGAACTGGCCGTTCAAGCCAAGAAAGGGGCGCGTGACCACGGCGGCGCTCCGCTAATCTTTAATACGATCACAGTCTCGGACGGCATATCCATGGGGCATGGAGGCATGTTGTTCTCGCTGCCAAGCCGGGAGGCCATTGCGGATTCCATTGAGATCGTGGCAGGGGCGGAGCGCTTTGACGGTCTTGTGGCGATCGGCGGGTGCGACAAAAATACGCCTGCCTGTCTAATGGCGATCGGACGCATGAATATTCCATCCGTTTATGTATATGGCGGAACCATTCAACCCGGCAATCTCGACGGCAAAAGCGTCGATATCGTTACGGCTTTCGAGGCGGTCGGCCAATATCATGATGGAAAAATGACGGACGATCAGCTCCATAAGGTGGAATGCAGCGTCTGCCCGGGGCCCGGTGCTTGCGGCGGCATGTACACCGCCAATACCATGGCCGCTGCGGCGGAAGCCATGGGTATGAGCCTGCCCGGCTCCTCCTCCACGCCGGCCATCTCGCCCGACAAAGCGGCGGAATGCGCTGCGGCAGGCAGACAGGTCATATTGCTGCTGGAACAAGGTATCTATCCTAAAGACATCATGACGAAAAAAGCGTTTGAAAATGCCATTACGGTAGTTATGGCTTTAGGCGGTTCAACAAATGCGTTCCTGCATTTGCTCGCCATAGCGCATTCGGTTGGTGTCGATTTAACGTTAGACGATTTCGAGCGGATCCGCTTGCGTGTTCCTCATCTGGCCGATTTGAAGCCAAGCGGCCGATACGCCATGCAGGATTTGAACGAAATCGGCGGCGTTCCGGGAGTAATGAAATTACTGCTCGCCGAGGGACTTCTTCACGGTGATTGCCTGACAGTGACGGGCAAAACGTTGGCGGATAATTTGTCCGAAGCAGCACCGCTGCGAAACGATCAGGATATTATTCGTCCATTAAATAAACCGTTGAAACCGAACGGACCGTTGGTTGTGCTTAGAGGCAACCTGGCTCCTGAAGGGGCTGTGGCCAAAATGTCGGGTATGAAGAAGCTGCGGTTTGTCGGGCCGGCCAAGGTATACGATAGCGAGGAGGAAGCGACCGAAGCTATTTTGAGGGATGAAATCCATAAAGGCGATGTTTTGGTCATTCGCTATTGCGGCCCGAAAGGCGGGCCGGGAATGCCGGAGATGCTTTCGGTTACGGCTCTTATTGTAGGGAAGGGCCTCGGCGGGGAAGTTGCGCTTATTACGGACGGCAGATTCTCGGGCGGCTCGCATGGGTTTGTAGTCGGCCACGTATCGCCCGAAGCGCAGGTGGGCGGACCGATTGCGCTGCTGAGGAGCGGAGACATGATCACCATCGACAGCGAAACGCAGCAGATTATGTTTGAAGTGACGGATGAGGAGCTGGCCGCCCGCAAGCAAGCGTGGGTGCAGCGTCCGCTTAAAGTAAACTCGGGAGTTCTGGCCAAGTATGCAAGACTGGTTTCCTCTGCATCCACAGGTGCAGTAACCGACTTTTCGGAATAA
- a CDS encoding septation ring formation regulator EzrA, with translation MFSQKRMLIFIFAFLLSLCLGATGFAADMPARKGYVTDPAGVFTKEDAARLEKELAAKKLKISVLTATGLSETNADALAKDAYGKWGLKADAAAMVISTKPNLVTVYYENNELKTAVEALPDDYDKDGNNKEKKLKELIDKEFVPLASKGKLADGVIAVADALGGMIKSPAPAPAAADKSSSAAKPASPSGAAAKSQQPLAAKSGGGGSKIWLFLVLILIVAVIVYAIYAFRKRAQLKTQCEQLLEQSRDVWEKVGSVLDHSLITSDLEKGFVLAKTKMMLSGIRDEAEALKAAINETSQRLRGLAIPYITFGTAQAVLAEAEEALGGYENDCERISAAFEEIVTAGKAVKESSSQANAQIMQLEAAVAEWRKKSGYPLESMTARLDQAKAKAAEAEQNDDFNVMQAKEELDEALTILSVLEADIGAMSACMSEIPELPGKIGTAKSEMESFVQKERLLLAEHNPFETLPQAKALHGQAVQLLESGYASEAAETAERVRTLLDNARTSLAAIAEQRDKNASGAAEAERKLAELLRFDARFDAEIVRLTQEYAGKHWSDLPALAADLQREAAGQAARIPQVREWNGEAVQLYSKAAAELLSIFEQIDKLEGVKQTVLGRFDTLAQKERDCQASFAEQKSRFQQAIAVLDTNDAAASGPLATLRHQVQRRLRDTDALFASRPLDLDNVQYQLQQIGAEVESFARHVDELIRQKREAEERLGELQALYRSKHSRFRSHSHLSRFSSGYDDSMSEVSRLISLGFYADALNQLSQANALLDEMEQEHDRLVREEEEARRLEQERQAEAEAAAEEERRRSADSATSSWGSDSSADSATSSWDSGSGGSGDSGSSDSGSSSSSSD, from the coding sequence ATGTTCAGCCAAAAACGGATGTTGATCTTTATTTTTGCTTTCCTGCTGTCGCTTTGCCTTGGCGCGACCGGCTTCGCCGCCGATATGCCGGCCCGAAAAGGCTATGTCACCGATCCGGCAGGCGTATTTACAAAAGAAGATGCGGCGCGGCTTGAGAAGGAGCTGGCTGCGAAAAAATTGAAAATCAGCGTGCTGACGGCGACAGGTTTGTCTGAGACGAATGCCGACGCGCTGGCTAAGGACGCTTACGGAAAGTGGGGACTGAAGGCGGATGCCGCCGCGATGGTCATCTCCACGAAACCGAATCTCGTTACGGTGTATTATGAAAACAACGAGCTGAAAACCGCCGTAGAGGCGCTTCCGGACGATTATGACAAGGACGGCAATAATAAAGAGAAGAAGCTGAAGGAGCTGATCGACAAGGAGTTCGTTCCGCTTGCGAGCAAAGGGAAGCTGGCTGACGGCGTCATCGCGGTAGCCGATGCGCTGGGCGGAATGATCAAATCTCCGGCCCCCGCGCCGGCTGCGGCAGACAAGTCGTCTTCCGCTGCCAAACCGGCTTCGCCGTCCGGAGCGGCGGCCAAGAGCCAGCAGCCTCTTGCGGCCAAGTCCGGCGGTGGCGGCTCCAAGATATGGCTTTTCCTCGTGCTGATCCTGATCGTTGCGGTGATCGTTTACGCGATCTACGCGTTCAGAAAACGTGCGCAGCTGAAAACGCAATGCGAGCAGCTGCTTGAGCAAAGCCGAGACGTTTGGGAGAAGGTTGGCTCTGTATTGGATCACAGCCTTATCACCAGCGATCTGGAAAAAGGATTCGTCCTCGCCAAAACGAAGATGATGCTCTCCGGCATCCGGGACGAAGCGGAGGCGCTGAAGGCCGCGATTAACGAAACGAGCCAGCGGCTCAGAGGTTTGGCGATTCCGTACATAACCTTCGGCACGGCTCAGGCCGTGTTGGCCGAAGCCGAGGAAGCGCTCGGCGGCTATGAAAACGACTGCGAGAGAATAAGCGCGGCGTTCGAGGAAATCGTCACAGCCGGTAAAGCGGTGAAGGAATCGTCTTCCCAAGCGAATGCGCAAATCATGCAGCTTGAAGCCGCGGTCGCCGAATGGCGGAAAAAATCAGGTTATCCGCTCGAATCGATGACGGCGCGTCTGGATCAGGCTAAAGCGAAAGCAGCCGAGGCGGAGCAAAACGACGATTTTAACGTGATGCAGGCAAAGGAAGAATTGGACGAAGCGCTGACGATTCTGTCTGTCCTTGAAGCGGATATCGGAGCCATGTCTGCCTGTATGTCCGAAATTCCGGAGCTGCCCGGTAAAATCGGCACCGCCAAATCGGAAATGGAATCGTTCGTGCAGAAGGAGCGTCTCCTGCTTGCGGAGCATAATCCGTTTGAGACGCTGCCGCAGGCAAAGGCGCTTCATGGGCAAGCCGTACAGCTCTTGGAATCCGGCTATGCATCCGAAGCTGCTGAAACCGCAGAGCGCGTTCGCACGCTGCTGGACAACGCACGCACATCGCTTGCGGCAATCGCCGAGCAGCGCGACAAAAACGCCAGCGGCGCGGCCGAAGCGGAGCGCAAGCTTGCCGAGCTTTTGCGTTTCGACGCCAGATTCGATGCGGAAATCGTCAGGCTGACGCAGGAATATGCCGGCAAGCATTGGAGCGATTTGCCGGCCCTGGCCGCCGACCTCCAGCGGGAAGCGGCAGGGCAGGCCGCCCGCATCCCGCAGGTGCGGGAGTGGAACGGCGAAGCCGTTCAATTGTACTCGAAAGCGGCGGCCGAGCTTCTGTCCATATTCGAGCAAATCGACAAGCTTGAAGGCGTGAAGCAAACGGTGCTGGGCCGGTTCGATACGCTCGCGCAGAAGGAAAGGGACTGCCAGGCTTCGTTTGCCGAGCAGAAGAGCAGGTTCCAGCAGGCGATCGCCGTCCTGGATACGAACGACGCTGCAGCAAGCGGTCCGCTTGCGACGCTGCGGCATCAGGTGCAGCGGCGTCTTCGCGACACGGATGCTTTATTCGCAAGCCGTCCGCTCGATCTGGACAACGTGCAGTACCAGCTGCAGCAAATCGGCGCGGAAGTGGAGTCGTTCGCACGCCATGTCGACGAGCTGATCCGCCAGAAGCGGGAAGCCGAGGAGCGGCTCGGCGAGCTGCAAGCGCTGTACAGAAGCAAGCATTCGCGGTTCCGCTCCCATTCACATCTTTCGCGCTTTTCCAGCGGCTACGACGATTCCATGTCCGAGGTGTCGCGGCTTATTTCGCTCGGGTTTTATGCCGATGCGCTGAACCAGCTCTCTCAGGCGAACGCGCTGCTTGACGAAATGGAGCAGGAGCACGACCGCCTTGTCCGCGAAGAGGAGGAGGCGCGCCGTCTGGAGCAGGAACGTCAGGCGGAAGCCGAAGCTGCGGCGGAAGAGGAACGCAGACGTTCGGCGGACAGCGCAACCTCGAGCTGGGGCAGCGATTCGTCCGCGGATTCGGCGACTTCGAGCTGGGACAGCGGTTCGGGTGGCTCCGGCGATTCGGGTTCCAGCGACTCCGGCAGCTCCAGCTCCAGCAGCGATTGA
- a CDS encoding helix-turn-helix transcriptional regulator has translation MDAADFRHYFNLFFDGLELRRNAQNRTEEMKLRSRIGSGTVRRFVPRGDLEVALTEFTLCRQRQVNIPGAAAMVELSYCFQGTRETSVSSSRFEIVPGSCTLQFIDQAEACLEFAKDESFRMLGIGIPVATFQRFMEDAAGGSRTVDFYRILGDKRFRVFQEKIDPAASVIVNRIMRSAGSPGITNFELECGVLELLSLAFRTFLQDGIRGAARLTKREMEKIRQARDILLERMTEPPSLIELSRLVGMNDCKLKLGFKEIYGNTVFGYLREKRLEKAYRLLQMGAVNVLEASCAVGYSNPSHFAETFREKYGVNPGELVRFGRVRP, from the coding sequence TTGGATGCAGCCGATTTTCGTCATTATTTCAATCTTTTTTTTGACGGGCTTGAACTGAGGCGCAATGCTCAAAACCGGACGGAAGAAATGAAGCTGCGCTCGCGGATCGGATCAGGAACCGTACGCCGCTTTGTGCCCCGCGGTGATTTGGAAGTAGCGCTGACCGAGTTTACGCTTTGCCGCCAGCGCCAAGTGAACATCCCCGGCGCCGCCGCCATGGTCGAACTGAGCTATTGTTTTCAAGGGACTCGGGAAACCAGCGTTTCCAGCTCGCGATTCGAGATCGTCCCCGGCAGCTGCACGCTTCAGTTCATCGATCAGGCGGAAGCCTGCCTCGAATTTGCCAAGGACGAATCGTTCCGGATGCTGGGCATCGGCATTCCCGTTGCGACCTTTCAGCGATTTATGGAGGATGCGGCCGGCGGGAGTCGGACGGTTGATTTTTACCGCATACTTGGGGATAAGAGGTTTCGGGTATTTCAGGAAAAGATAGATCCGGCTGCATCCGTTATTGTGAATCGAATCATGCGCTCTGCCGGATCACCGGGGATCACGAATTTCGAGCTGGAGTGCGGCGTGCTGGAACTGCTGTCTCTCGCTTTCCGAACGTTTCTGCAAGACGGCATTCGGGGAGCCGCCAGGTTGACGAAAAGAGAAATGGAGAAAATCCGTCAAGCCCGGGATATTTTGCTGGAGCGCATGACGGAGCCGCCTTCACTTATCGAGCTTTCCCGGCTCGTCGGCATGAACGACTGCAAGCTGAAACTCGGCTTCAAGGAAATATACGGGAATACGGTGTTCGGTTATTTGCGGGAGAAACGTTTGGAGAAAGCTTATCGTTTACTGCAGATGGGCGCCGTCAACGTGCTTGAGGCGTCCTGCGCCGTCGGCTATTCGAATCCGAGCCATTTCGCAGAAACATTCCGGGAAAAATATGGCGTGAACCCTGGTGAATTGGTGCGGTTCGGGAGGGTTCGTCCGTGA
- a CDS encoding MFS transporter, protein MTTVPLLRTSLLNNRVVQMILASALFLQIGVWVRNFAVLLYVTEQTNADPLAVSLIAVAEYLPIFLLSFIGGTFADRWPPKRTMVCSDLLSAVSVFAVLFAMSFGGWKAVFAATLISSALSQFSQPAGLKLFKQHVPSHLVQTGMSLYQTLFAVFTILGPVFGTFVYQQYGIAVSIGFVGIAFLLSAVCLLLLPPDRHTEAAPAGRILQEMRAGFRYIADKPSLKTLGWCFVLAGLGLGIIQPLAIFLVTERLGLPKEYLQWLMAASGTAMLAGSAFVTAVSRKLPAERVLSLGMAVCSAGILLSGLSTNLILTLVSQVVFGLSVPAIHIGIHTIVLKNADESLVGRVNGFLTPLYMAAHLFSMGAAGWIKGYVPISAMYVAASVFFLIAFYISGFGRR, encoded by the coding sequence ATGACAACCGTTCCGCTCTTGAGAACATCCTTGCTGAACAATCGCGTCGTGCAGATGATTTTGGCATCCGCATTGTTTTTGCAGATCGGCGTCTGGGTGCGCAATTTCGCTGTTCTGCTTTACGTCACCGAGCAAACGAATGCGGATCCGCTCGCCGTATCGCTTATTGCCGTAGCGGAATACTTGCCGATATTCCTGCTTTCCTTCATCGGCGGCACCTTTGCCGACCGCTGGCCGCCAAAACGGACGATGGTGTGCAGCGATTTGCTCAGCGCCGTCTCGGTTTTCGCCGTCCTGTTTGCTATGTCATTCGGAGGATGGAAGGCGGTATTTGCGGCTACGCTGATCTCCTCGGCGCTGTCGCAGTTTTCCCAGCCGGCCGGATTAAAGCTGTTTAAGCAGCATGTGCCATCGCATCTTGTGCAAACCGGCATGTCGCTCTACCAAACGCTGTTTGCCGTGTTTACCATACTCGGCCCGGTGTTCGGTACATTCGTTTATCAGCAATACGGCATTGCCGTTTCGATCGGGTTTGTCGGGATCGCATTTTTGCTTTCGGCAGTTTGCTTGCTGCTGCTTCCTCCGGACCGCCATACGGAGGCTGCACCCGCAGGTCGGATACTCCAAGAAATGCGGGCGGGCTTCCGTTATATCGCAGACAAACCTTCTTTGAAAACGCTCGGCTGGTGTTTTGTGCTGGCCGGACTCGGTCTCGGAATCATTCAGCCGCTGGCGATTTTTCTGGTAACGGAACGTCTTGGGCTGCCCAAGGAATATTTGCAATGGCTGATGGCGGCGAGCGGCACCGCGATGCTTGCGGGGAGCGCATTCGTGACCGCGGTCTCAAGGAAATTGCCGGCCGAACGCGTCCTGTCATTGGGGATGGCTGTGTGCTCCGCCGGCATATTGCTGTCGGGCTTATCTACGAATCTCATCCTGACACTCGTTTCGCAGGTTGTGTTCGGCTTGTCCGTTCCCGCCATCCATATCGGGATCCATACGATCGTCCTGAAAAACGCCGACGAATCGCTCGTCGGCAGAGTAAACGGCTTTCTGACCCCGCTTTATATGGCAGCTCACCTGTTTTCGATGGGGGCCGCCGGCTGGATTAAAGGGTATGTCCCGATTTCCGCCATGTATGTAGCGGCGTCGGTGTTTTTTCTCATCGCCTTTTATATTTCCGGCTTCGGACGCCGCTGA
- a CDS encoding N-acyl homoserine lactonase family protein — protein sequence MNSFVKVHVMHTGDLKYDRALAFKELDEIPAVNRRGEPYQQLVPVSSYLIEHPKGRIVIDAGWHEDIRTQPKEHFGEDLYQFIEYRLPAGSSVREQLAAKNIAPQDIDAVVLTHLDEDHISGLELLTGAKKFVVSGPELRNAAKYKEKWYKGISFETFEPEPIPFGPFQSGKDLFGDGLVYLVFTPGHTAGHVSVLARVEKGWLLLVSDVGYAEKSWKELVLPGYTFDDQQALASLQWVREFSQREDCIAAIANHDPSVQPGIY from the coding sequence ATGAACTCATTTGTAAAAGTACATGTGATGCACACCGGAGATTTAAAGTACGATCGGGCTCTGGCTTTTAAAGAGCTTGACGAGATTCCGGCCGTTAACCGGCGCGGTGAACCGTACCAGCAATTGGTCCCCGTTTCCAGTTACTTGATCGAACATCCCAAGGGACGGATCGTTATTGACGCCGGATGGCACGAAGACATTCGTACTCAGCCCAAGGAGCATTTTGGCGAAGACTTGTATCAATTTATCGAGTACAGGCTTCCGGCGGGAAGTTCGGTCAGAGAGCAGCTTGCCGCCAAAAACATTGCGCCGCAGGACATCGATGCGGTTGTTTTGACACATCTGGATGAGGATCATATCAGCGGGCTGGAGCTTTTGACCGGAGCCAAAAAATTTGTTGTCAGCGGCCCGGAGCTGAGGAACGCGGCTAAGTACAAAGAAAAATGGTATAAAGGCATATCGTTCGAAACGTTTGAGCCTGAACCGATTCCTTTCGGTCCTTTCCAATCGGGCAAAGATTTGTTCGGGGACGGACTCGTTTATCTTGTGTTTACCCCCGGGCATACGGCCGGACACGTATCCGTTCTTGCCCGCGTGGAAAAGGGGTGGCTCTTGCTCGTTTCCGATGTGGGATATGCCGAAAAATCATGGAAAGAGCTGGTTTTGCCCGGCTATACGTTTGACGACCAGCAAGCTTTGGCCTCTTTGCAATGGGTGCGGGAATTTTCGCAAAGAGAGGATTGCATCGCGGCTATTGCCAATCATGACCCGTCAGTCCAGCCGGGTATTTATTGA
- the add gene encoding adenosine deaminase: MDNNRIDRLIRELPKVDLHLHLDGSVRPGTIMDLADEHGIELPGKCAEELIPFMQVNETCTSLGEYLSKFHFTTRFLQTAAALERVAYEIVEQAAGHSCKYVEVRFAPQLHREKGLSAEEAIHAVLQGLKRGELQFGVKARAIAICMRNHSERENREVIEAAASFIGKGLVAADLAGDEASYPPERFRGVFAFSQKRDIPITIHAGEAAGADNIYEAVENLGAARIGHGVRLKENPRILEIVADRRIPLEMCPISNIQTKAVPSWESYPIRDYFERGLHITVNTDNPSVSGTNITQEYRVLAEKFGFTVPELAKLAMNGLEAAFLEEHEKKALRKEFRRRLSELGIVSAV, translated from the coding sequence ATGGATAACAATCGGATAGATCGGCTTATACGCGAGCTGCCCAAGGTCGATCTTCATTTGCACCTGGACGGGAGCGTCCGGCCCGGAACGATCATGGATTTGGCGGATGAGCACGGCATCGAGCTGCCGGGTAAATGCGCCGAGGAACTGATTCCTTTTATGCAGGTAAACGAAACCTGCACAAGTCTTGGCGAATACTTGAGCAAATTCCATTTCACGACCCGATTTCTGCAAACGGCGGCGGCCTTGGAGCGAGTCGCCTACGAAATTGTGGAGCAAGCCGCGGGTCATAGCTGCAAATACGTAGAGGTACGTTTCGCCCCGCAGCTTCATCGGGAAAAAGGTCTGTCCGCGGAGGAAGCGATTCATGCCGTACTGCAGGGGCTGAAACGGGGAGAATTGCAATTCGGAGTCAAAGCGCGGGCGATCGCGATTTGCATGAGGAATCATTCCGAACGGGAAAACAGGGAGGTTATCGAAGCGGCGGCAAGCTTTATCGGAAAAGGACTCGTCGCGGCCGATCTGGCGGGCGACGAAGCTTCGTATCCGCCGGAGCGCTTTCGAGGCGTATTCGCCTTCTCCCAAAAGCGGGATATTCCCATAACGATTCATGCCGGAGAAGCAGCCGGCGCCGACAACATTTACGAAGCCGTAGAGAACCTCGGCGCCGCACGGATCGGCCATGGAGTCAGATTGAAGGAAAATCCGCGCATCCTGGAAATCGTTGCGGACCGCCGCATCCCTCTGGAAATGTGTCCGATCAGCAACATCCAAACAAAGGCGGTTCCCTCATGGGAAAGCTACCCGATACGCGACTATTTCGAACGCGGGCTGCATATTACCGTCAATACCGACAATCCGAGCGTGTCGGGTACGAATATTACGCAGGAGTACCGGGTGCTCGCGGAAAAATTCGGCTTCACCGTGCCGGAGCTGGCAAAGCTGGCGATGAACGGCCTGGAAGCCGCCTTTTTGGAAGAGCATGAGAAGAAGGCTTTGCGGAAGGAGTTTCGCCGGCGGCTCAGCGAGCTTGGGATCGTTTCTGCGGTATGA